In Patescibacteria group bacterium, the genomic window TTTAGCCCAGAGAAAGCATGATTTTAATATAGGCGTGGCCCAGCTAGAAAATGAGATTGGAGTGATCAGTAGCGCTATTGGGGCCGCTTACACTGGTGCCAGAACTATGATCGGCACTTCGGGGGGTGGCTTTGCTCTGATGACAGAGTCTTTTAGCCTAGCCGCTATGAATGAAACACCTTTAGTGATAGTGGAAAGTCAAAGAATGTCTCCGGCCAGTGGCGTGCCCACTTATAATGCTCAGGCTGATTTACTTTTTACGGCTAACTCGGGCCATGGTGATATTTTAAGATTTATTATTGCTCCAGGAGATGCTGATGAGGCTTGCTTTTGGGGCGGACAAATCCTGAATTTATCCTGGCAGTTTCAAACCCCGTCAATTTTACTGATTGATAAAGAGATTTCTGAAAGCACTTTTACTTTTGATAAAAAAGTTTTGGATAAAATTAAAAAAGAAAAGCCAAAACTTTGGTCAAAAAAAGGCAAGTATTTACGCTATAAAGAAACCAAGGACGGTATTTCACCTTTGGCTTTTCCTGGTGAGAAAAACCAGGTTATTAAAGCTAACAGTTATGAACACCAAGAAAACGGATTAACCACTGAAGAGCCCGGACCGATTAAAGATATGCAGAACAAAAGATTGAGAAAATTTGAAGCCATGAAAAAAGAAGTTAATAAATTACCAGCTGTAAAGGTTTATGGAGATAAAAAGGCTAAAAAGGCCTTAATTGCCTGGGGTTCAACCAAGGGACCGGCCCTGGAAGCGGCTGAAAAGCTGGGCCTTAAATTAATTCAACCAATAATTTTACAGCCTTTTCCAGAAAAACAAATGAAGCAAGCTTTAAAAGGAGTACAAAAAGTTTATTTAGCTGAGACCAATGCTACGGCTCAATTAGGTCGTATATTAAAAGGTTATAATATTAAAGTGGATAAACAAATCCTTAAATATGACGCGCGGCCTTTTATAGCCGAAGAAATAATCAATAAAGTAAAGTAAATTTATATGCCTGCTAAGAAAATAAATTTAAATACTAAAGCTAAAAACACC contains:
- a CDS encoding 2-oxoacid:acceptor oxidoreductase subunit alpha; this encodes MKEDYSILIGGAAGQGSRRAGFIIARLLSHYGYETFIYDDYQSLIRGGHNFSKIRAASEKVLSHRKKIDFLLAFNEETVEKHKQNLDKNGLIIYDKDKFEVKDKKAVGIATKEIIDQTKGKPIMSNTAFVAGFAKNIGINWQTLKNLLKEEFEKYEAMNLKIAKLAFEKADQQTQIEKIGQKKDQPLLTGNQALSLGAVKAGLDFYIAYPMTPSTGILHYLAQRKHDFNIGVAQLENEIGVISSAIGAAYTGARTMIGTSGGGFALMTESFSLAAMNETPLVIVESQRMSPASGVPTYNAQADLLFTANSGHGDILRFIIAPGDADEACFWGGQILNLSWQFQTPSILLIDKEISESTFTFDKKVLDKIKKEKPKLWSKKGKYLRYKETKDGISPLAFPGEKNQVIKANSYEHQENGLTTEEPGPIKDMQNKRLRKFEAMKKEVNKLPAVKVYGDKKAKKALIAWGSTKGPALEAAEKLGLKLIQPIILQPFPEKQMKQALKGVQKVYLAETNATAQLGRILKGYNIKVDKQILKYDARPFIAEEIINKVK